In the Limnothrix sp. FACHB-406 genome, one interval contains:
- a CDS encoding phycobiliprotein lyase: protein MSTIAEFLEKCVGKWFSQRTGHNLTDRKSVLGKGDLWMEALTADAPEAIALCQKYGADPQAIAAGLKMRWEAITASPNKELGSSVLLALAPDPSGAGPLLATPGSNSQPQPGRYSFGGDGALWITLPVEGGWIEERIWFASDNLRFRSSTTTRSGGPTFASFCSEIRMGVTPPKA, encoded by the coding sequence ATGAGCACGATCGCTGAGTTTTTAGAAAAATGTGTGGGTAAGTGGTTTTCCCAACGGACGGGCCACAATTTGACCGATCGCAAATCCGTTTTGGGCAAAGGGGATCTTTGGATGGAAGCCCTAACGGCCGACGCACCGGAGGCGATCGCCCTTTGTCAGAAATATGGGGCCGATCCGCAGGCGATCGCAGCGGGGCTGAAAATGCGTTGGGAAGCGATCACGGCTTCTCCGAATAAGGAATTGGGATCCTCGGTGCTGTTGGCGTTGGCTCCGGATCCGTCGGGAGCGGGGCCGCTGTTGGCCACGCCGGGCAGCAACAGCCAACCCCAACCCGGTCGCTACAGTTTCGGCGGCGATGGGGCCCTGTGGATTACCCTTCCGGTGGAGGGTGGCTGGATTGAGGAGCGAATTTGGTTTGCTAGCGATAATCTCCGGTTTCGATCGAGTACCACAACCCGATCGGGCGGCCCCACCTTTGCCTCCTTCTGCTCCGAAATTCGGATGGGCGTAACGCCACCCAAGGCCTAG
- a CDS encoding methyltransferase domain-containing protein: MVLSEEQPTIDFWETAYQTGKTGWDLGQPSPVLVAWADRPDVTPGGRMAVVGCGRGHDAVFLADRGFQVVGFDLAPSAIAEADRAARDRGVAAEFVQADIFNLAANWAGQFDWVIEHTCFCAIDPSLRPAYVQAVRSLLKDQGSLVAVFFTHDRPGGPPFGTSIAEIQQLFEPQFVIQELQQSAHSIDRRRNEEYLGWLRPRLAP; this comes from the coding sequence ATGGTTCTGAGCGAGGAACAACCAACGATTGATTTTTGGGAAACGGCCTACCAAACGGGCAAAACCGGTTGGGACTTGGGACAACCATCACCTGTTTTGGTGGCCTGGGCCGATCGCCCCGATGTGACACCGGGAGGACGCATGGCCGTGGTGGGCTGCGGCCGGGGCCATGACGCGGTGTTTTTGGCCGATCGGGGCTTTCAGGTTGTGGGGTTTGATTTGGCCCCTTCTGCCATTGCCGAAGCTGACCGGGCAGCCCGCGATCGGGGTGTGGCGGCGGAATTTGTGCAGGCGGATATTTTCAATTTGGCGGCCAATTGGGCTGGGCAATTTGATTGGGTAATTGAGCACACCTGCTTTTGCGCGATCGATCCCAGTCTGCGGCCGGCCTATGTGCAGGCCGTGCGATCGCTCCTGAAGGATCAAGGCTCCTTGGTGGCGGTGTTTTTCACCCACGATCGCCCCGGTGGCCCGCCCTTTGGCACCAGCATTGCCGAAATTCAGCAACTTTTTGAGCCACAGTTCGTGATCCAAGAACTGCAACAATCGGCTCACTCCATCGATCGACGACGCAATGAGGAATATTTGGGTTGGTTGCGGCCGCGGCTGGCCCCGTGA
- a CDS encoding HEAT repeat domain-containing protein, which translates to MSDPNLDRIADQLESPNSRDRLLGLTALRDVSPVDAVPLIKKVLNDDHLQVRTMAVFALGLKPTEECFDLLMGLLADKDYSIRANAAGALGYLHDTRAVEPLIRLFYEDTDWLVRFSAAVSLGNLGDPRARKTLIDALDSAEVIVQQAAIAALGEVGAVEAVERMLTFVQSDDWLVRQRLAESLGKLPSEKSRSALKYLAKDSHPQVAEAAHYGLQQLDQLDQPSNPAADQTLDS; encoded by the coding sequence ATGTCCGACCCCAATCTTGATCGCATTGCCGACCAACTCGAAAGCCCCAATTCGCGCGATCGGCTCCTGGGCCTCACGGCTCTGCGGGATGTGTCGCCGGTTGATGCCGTACCGCTGATTAAAAAAGTTCTCAACGACGACCATTTGCAAGTGCGCACCATGGCCGTTTTTGCCCTAGGACTGAAGCCCACAGAGGAATGTTTTGACCTGCTGATGGGCCTGTTGGCGGACAAAGACTACAGCATCCGCGCCAATGCAGCCGGAGCGTTGGGCTATTTGCACGACACCCGCGCCGTTGAACCCCTGATCCGCCTGTTCTATGAGGATACGGATTGGTTGGTGCGCTTCAGTGCAGCCGTTTCGTTAGGGAACTTGGGCGATCCACGCGCCCGCAAAACCCTGATTGATGCGCTGGATAGTGCGGAGGTGATTGTGCAGCAGGCGGCGATCGCGGCGCTGGGCGAGGTGGGAGCCGTGGAAGCTGTTGAGCGGATGTTGACCTTTGTGCAGTCGGATGATTGGCTGGTGCGGCAACGCTTGGCGGAATCGTTGGGTAAGTTGCCCAGTGAGAAGAGCCGATCGGCCCTGAAATATCTTGCTAAAGATAGCCATCCCCAGGTGGCCGAAGCGGCACACTATGGATTGCAACAGCTTGATCAGCTCGATCAACCGTCGAATCCTGCGGCCGATCAGACCCTGGATTCATAA
- a CDS encoding adenylate/guanylate cyclase domain-containing protein, which yields MKRLLQPFQARLSRTVALGVLFSIVTIEAVILIPSYWRRERELIDYMQRISTAKVVTLARWSQAAPEFQDPVRLAQRLANQTDDPISLWKGLAFYDQSGRLVATVGEKPELTITAVAAGRREQLSRDQQRLDLAWPPDARRNYTLVVRHDMNPVYAELRAFIFRILGLVVLISVFATGVTMVVLSRVAIVPILQMRDDLRRAADLISREDTSGEMLYACQVDRPDELGEVITAFRHMYNRIHQEILERRRAERESESLLLNILPPAIAERLKRGEHPIAERFEQATVLFADLVDFTGLAAHITPGELVQQLNHIFSTFDALADTYGLEKIKTIGDAYMVVGGVPDPHPDCVTAVAEMALAMQRAIVAYQPAADSTQHPFSIRIGIHTGPVVGGVIGIRKFIYDLWGDTVNTASRMESHGMPGQIQVTEAVYQTLRDRFQFERRGEIAIKGKGTMTTYWLLDRLATNGPMNGAAANPAAHPPIASGLSGNRQPS from the coding sequence ATGAAACGTTTGCTGCAACCTTTTCAGGCTCGTTTGTCGCGAACGGTGGCCTTGGGGGTGTTGTTTAGTATTGTGACCATTGAGGCGGTGATTCTCATTCCCTCCTATTGGCGAAGGGAACGTGAGCTAATTGACTACATGCAACGGATTTCCACCGCTAAGGTGGTGACCCTGGCGCGTTGGTCGCAGGCTGCACCGGAGTTTCAGGATCCCGTGCGGTTGGCCCAGCGGTTGGCCAATCAGACAGATGACCCGATTTCCCTGTGGAAGGGGCTGGCATTCTATGACCAATCGGGGCGTTTGGTGGCCACGGTGGGCGAAAAGCCTGAGTTGACCATCACGGCGGTGGCCGCGGGTCGCCGTGAACAACTGAGCCGCGATCAACAACGGCTCGATTTGGCTTGGCCGCCCGATGCCAGACGCAACTACACCCTGGTGGTTCGCCACGACATGAACCCGGTTTATGCGGAATTGCGGGCTTTTATTTTCCGCATTCTGGGATTGGTGGTGCTGATTTCGGTGTTTGCAACGGGGGTGACGATGGTGGTGTTGTCGCGGGTGGCGATCGTGCCGATTTTGCAAATGCGCGATGACCTGCGGCGAGCGGCGGACTTAATCAGTCGTGAGGATACCTCTGGGGAGATGTTGTATGCCTGCCAGGTCGATCGCCCCGATGAGTTGGGGGAGGTGATTACGGCCTTCCGGCATATGTATAACCGGATTCACCAGGAAATTTTGGAGCGGCGACGGGCAGAGCGGGAATCGGAAAGCCTGCTGCTGAATATTTTGCCCCCCGCGATCGCGGAACGATTGAAACGGGGCGAACACCCGATCGCAGAACGGTTTGAACAAGCGACGGTGCTGTTTGCGGATTTGGTGGATTTCACTGGACTAGCAGCCCACATCACCCCGGGCGAGTTGGTGCAACAGCTCAATCACATTTTTTCCACCTTTGACGCGCTGGCTGATACCTATGGCCTCGAAAAAATCAAGACGATCGGGGATGCCTACATGGTGGTGGGGGGTGTTCCGGATCCGCACCCGGACTGTGTGACGGCGGTGGCGGAAATGGCGTTGGCCATGCAACGGGCGATCGTGGCCTACCAGCCCGCCGCCGACTCCACCCAGCACCCCTTTTCGATCCGGATCGGGATCCATACGGGGCCCGTGGTGGGCGGTGTGATTGGTATCCGCAAGTTTATTTACGACCTCTGGGGCGACACGGTGAACACGGCCAGCCGAATGGAGTCCCATGGAATGCCGGGCCAAATCCAGGTGACCGAAGCGGTTTACCAAACCCTGCGCGATCGCTTCCAATTTGAGCGGCGGGGCGAAATTGCCATCAAGGGCAAAGGCACAATGACCACTTATTGGTTGCTCGATCGATTGGCAACCAACGGCCCCATGAATGGCGCAGCCGCGAACCCGGCGGCCCACCCCCCGATCGCCTCAGGATTGTCGGGAAATCGCCAGCCCTCCTAG